A genomic window from Halogeometricum borinquense DSM 11551 includes:
- a CDS encoding 1,4-dihydroxy-2-naphthoyl-CoA synthase: MVSDIFDSDRWEQVDGAAEFDDITYHRAVDVPAVRIAFDRPEKRNAFRPGTVDELYAALDHARKQADVGCVLLTGNGPSEKDGGWAFCAGGDQSVRGGSGYEYRDDDEADDADDPLVREAKAGRLHILEVQRLIRFMPKPVVAVVPGWAVGGGHSLHVVCDLTLASDEHAKFLQTDPDVASFDAGFGSAYLAKQVGQKKAREVFFRGKTYSAEEAVDMGMANEAIPHEKLETVALEWADEMTNKSPMAMRMLKYAFNMTDDGLVGQQVFAGEATRLGYMTDEAQEGRDAFLEKRDPNFSDYPWHY, translated from the coding sequence ATGGTCTCGGACATTTTCGACTCCGACCGCTGGGAACAAGTGGACGGCGCGGCGGAGTTCGACGACATCACCTACCACCGCGCGGTAGACGTTCCGGCGGTGCGAATCGCCTTTGACCGACCCGAAAAGCGCAACGCGTTCCGACCGGGAACGGTGGACGAACTGTACGCCGCACTCGATCACGCCCGCAAGCAGGCCGACGTTGGCTGTGTCCTTCTCACCGGCAACGGCCCCTCCGAAAAAGACGGCGGGTGGGCGTTCTGTGCCGGCGGTGACCAGTCCGTCCGCGGTGGCTCTGGCTACGAATACCGCGACGACGACGAAGCCGACGACGCTGATGACCCACTCGTCCGCGAGGCGAAGGCTGGTCGCCTCCACATTCTCGAAGTCCAGCGTCTCATTCGCTTCATGCCGAAACCCGTCGTCGCTGTCGTTCCCGGATGGGCCGTCGGCGGCGGCCACTCGCTTCACGTCGTCTGCGATCTGACGCTCGCGTCGGACGAACACGCAAAGTTCCTCCAGACCGATCCTGATGTGGCCTCCTTCGACGCCGGGTTCGGATCTGCCTACCTCGCAAAACAGGTCGGTCAGAAGAAAGCCCGCGAAGTGTTCTTCCGCGGGAAAACCTACTCCGCAGAAGAAGCCGTGGATATGGGGATGGCGAACGAGGCGATTCCGCACGAGAAGTTAGAGACGGTTGCCTTAGAGTGGGCCGACGAGATGACGAACAAGTCGCCGATGGCCATGCGGATGCTCAAGTACGCATTCAACATGACCGACGACGGACTCGTGGGGCAACAGGTGTTCGCCGGCGAGGCGACGCGTCTCGGTTACATGACCGACGAAGCACAGGAGGGTCGGGACGCGTTCTTAGAAAAGCGCGACCCGAACTTCTCGGACTATCCGTGGCACTACTGA